From a single Acidobacteriota bacterium genomic region:
- a CDS encoding helix-turn-helix domain-containing protein gives MSQTLGEKLREAREERGLSIGEVAEQTRISSLYLESIERDDYKPLPGGIFNKGFVKSYAKFVGLDENEAVQEYSRIVTKTEGLEDKELRVYRSEVLTDDNVANSMIPTLIFAGIILALITGGVLFLLNYLQTQPSEPAANTNVNANRTGTVPTPTPAPSFNEIRIEFTPTAEAISLTSVVDGKQISEVVPAGTPKVITASESVRLSYYRGFFDKVALKLNGKAIEPPPAPARGSSVTFTIDKANAEAIYTAGRFVQPGETTPSPTVTTPAPTPTAVPTATVSTSPVTTPGLSPGPVIRGNTATPARTATPAVRTTPLARTTPAATPTP, from the coding sequence ATGTCTCAAACCCTTGGTGAAAAACTGCGAGAGGCTCGCGAGGAGCGAGGTTTATCGATCGGCGAGGTTGCTGAGCAAACGCGCATCTCCAGCCTCTATCTCGAATCGATAGAGCGCGACGACTACAAACCACTCCCCGGCGGCATTTTTAACAAAGGTTTCGTTAAATCCTACGCGAAATTCGTTGGGCTCGATGAAAACGAAGCGGTTCAGGAATACTCGAGGATCGTCACAAAGACCGAGGGGCTTGAAGATAAAGAACTTCGGGTTTACAGGTCCGAGGTTCTAACCGACGATAATGTTGCGAATTCGATGATCCCGACCCTGATCTTCGCGGGCATCATCCTCGCTTTGATAACCGGCGGAGTTCTCTTTCTCCTGAATTATCTACAGACTCAGCCTAGCGAGCCAGCGGCGAACACAAATGTGAACGCAAACCGGACCGGAACGGTCCCGACCCCGACACCGGCCCCGAGCTTTAATGAGATCCGCATCGAATTCACACCGACCGCTGAAGCGATCAGCCTGACTTCCGTGGTAGATGGAAAACAGATCTCGGAGGTTGTTCCTGCGGGTACGCCAAAGGTAATTACTGCGAGCGAATCCGTACGGCTCAGCTATTACCGCGGCTTTTTTGATAAGGTGGCGTTGAAACTCAACGGCAAAGCGATCGAGCCTCCTCCGGCTCCGGCTCGGGGAAGCTCGGTCACATTTACGATAGATAAGGCGAATGCCGAGGCGATCTACACGGCGGGAAGGTTTGTTCAACCCGGCGAGACGACTCCAAGTCCGACGGTAACTACGCCCGCACCGACGCCGACTGCCGTTCCGACCGCAACCGTGAGCACGAGTCCGGTAACAACACCGGGACTTAGCCCTGGGCCCGTTATCCGCGGAAACACCGCGACACCGGCCCGGACGGCGACGCCCGCCGTACGCACAACGCCGCTGGCCAGAACGACACCGGCCGCAACGCCGACGCCCTAA
- a CDS encoding BMC domain-containing protein has protein sequence MSLEALGMVETKGFVGGVEAADAMVKAANVQLVGKEYIGAGYVTIFVRGDVGAVKAATDAGAAAARRVGELISVHVIPRPHQEVERVIPNGGKVGYSPDEKALQGGGKQIASGSENDSSKLKSK, from the coding sequence ATGAGTTTAGAGGCACTAGGAATGGTCGAGACCAAAGGTTTTGTCGGCGGCGTTGAAGCCGCGGACGCCATGGTCAAGGCCGCAAATGTTCAACTGGTCGGCAAAGAGTATATCGGCGCCGGTTATGTGACGATCTTCGTCCGCGGCGACGTCGGTGCGGTCAAAGCTGCGACCGATGCCGGTGCCGCAGCGGCACGACGCGTCGGCGAGCTTATCAGCGTCCACGTTATTCCGCGGCCTCATCAGGAGGTCGAGCGTGTCATCCCGAATGGCGGTAAGGTCGGCTACAGCCCGGATGAAAAGGCTCTGCAGGGCGGCGGAAAGCAGATCGCTTCCGGCTCGGAAAACGACAGCAGCAAGCTGAAGTCCAAGTAA